Part of the Halogeometricum sp. S3BR5-2 genome, GCGCGCCCGTTCGACGCGACGGGCGTCGACTGCGCGGGCGAGACGGTGGCCGTCGTCGGCGCCGCGCCGTCGCTCCCGGCGGAGGTGGACGCCGTCGCCGGGGCCGACCGGGTGTTCGCCGCGTCGACGGCGGCGGACGTCGTCCGCGAGGCGGGGTATCGAGTGGACCTGATGGTGACCGACTTGGACAAGAACCCCGAGACGGCGCGGGAGCGCACGCGCGCCGGGCGGCCCGTCGCGGCGCACGCCCACGGCGACAACGTCCCCGCCGTCCGCGAGTGGATGCCCCGATTCGATGCCGAGCACGTCCTGGCGACGACGCAGGCGGCGCCCGTCGGGAACGTCGTCAACCACGGCGGGTTCACGGACGGCGACCGGGCGGCGTTCCTCGCCGACGCGTTCGGAGCCGCCGAACTCCGGTTCGTCGGGTGGGACTTCGACGACCCGAGCGTCGGCGCCGCGAAGGCGCGGAAACTGCGGTGGGCGGAGCGACTGCTGTTTCTTCTCGAACGGCGCCGCGGCGAGCGGTTCGCGGTGCTGGACGGGCGGCGAGAGTCGATACGGCGACTGTGAGGAGGGAACCGAGCGACCGGCGCCCGCGAGCGGTGCGTTCAGGCCTCCGCGTCGGCGTCGCGTCGGAGCGGCCGGTCGAGGGGTACCGGGTCGACCGACGCCTCGAACAGGCGGGAGGCGCAGGCCTCGCAGGTGGCCGCGAGGACCGACTCGCGGGCGGGGTGAGGAGAGTCAGGGTGGGGGTCGGGACCCGCGCCCCGCGGTCCGACGCGGGAGACGGAGACGGCGCCGTCGCAGGCCGGACACCAGTCGAGGTGGAGTCTGAGCGCCGCGAGGACGCGGACGCGCGTCGTCGCGTCGAGCGCCCACCACTCGGGGAAGCGCGTCCGGAACTCCTCGACGGCGGCGACGTCCGCGAGGAACGCGGCGCGCGAGGGCCATCGACCCGCGGATCGGTCGCCGACCGAGGCGACGAGCGTCCCGTCTTCGGCCTCCCACGACAGTTCCACGTCGCGGCGCGGGACCGAGAGCAGGTCGGCGAGCGCCGCGGCGTCCTCGCTTCGGCCGCCCATCGAGAGGATGCGACGGCGCCACGTCCGCTCGAATCCCGGGTCGACGCGCGGGGCGCCGGCCCCGCCGCCCTCACCGTCGACCAGTAAGTCGGCGCGGCGGAGGCGCGACTCGGCAGGGTCGAGGCCGGCGTCCGTGGGGGTTCGGGAGTCGTCGCCGCCGAAGAGGCCGCGGGCGCCGACGACGGCGCGACGGGGGAGGCGTCGGACCGCGGCGCGGAGCGCCGGGTTGTCGGCGACGACGAGCGCCGCCGTCCCGGCGAGGACGAACGAGACGACGACGCCGGCGGTCGGCCACCGCGCCGCCGTCCCGACGACGACGCCCGCGAGGACGGCGAACGCCGCGACGGTCAGCACGACGACGCGGGGGTCCCGGCGGCGTCGCGCGGCGAGGGCTATCGAACGGAGGGTCGTGCCTGCTGTCGCGGTGCGTCTGCGGACGCGGTCGAACACTCTCGCCACTACCTGAACACCAACGAACGCTCCGGGTTAGGTATGCGGCGCTTACTCCCGATTCACGACACGTCCGCCGTTTTTTCGCCCGTCCTATCGACCGTTAAGTGCCGCATCGTCGAATCCGCCCGATGCTAACCGCCGGATACCAGCGAATAACGTTCACCAAAACGGAACGGAATGGGCGGCCGGGCGGAAATTACCGCCGCGTTCTCGAAGCGTGAGAGCGGCTCTCACCGGATGCCGATAGCTTGAGGGGGACTTCGTCCTTGCCACCGGTATGCAACTCCACTGGCACCGCCGCGACCTGCGCGCGTCGGACAACCGGGGACTCGCGACGGCGGCGGAGGCGGCCGAGGGTGAGGGTGGGGTCGTCCCCGTCTTCGTGTTCGACGACGGCGTGCTGGCGCACGCCGGCGCCGCGCGGGTTCGGTTCATGCTCGACGCCCTCGCTCGGTTGCGGGAGCGGTACCGCGAACGCGGCTCCGACCTCGTCGTCGCCCGCGGCGACCCGGCCGAGGAGATTCCGCGCCTCGCGGCCGAGTACGACGCCGAACGCGTCGTCTGGAATCAGGATTACTCGGGGCTCGCGCGGACCCGCGACGCGGCGGTGCGGCGGGCGTTGGACGACGCGAGCGTCGCCCGCGAGTCCGTCCACGACGCGATTCACCACGAACCGGGGTCGATAACGACGAACGCGGGCGACCCGTACTCGGTGTACACCTACTTCTGGAAGAAGTGGCGCGACCGGGAGAAAGCCGACCCTTACCCGGCACCGGAGGCCGACTCGCTGGCCGACGTGACCGGCGGCGACCTGCCCGATATCGGAGACTTAGGCTTCGAGCAACCGACCGCCGACGTGCCCGAGGCGGGGACCGAAGCGGCCCGCGAGCGCCTCTCGTCGTTCTGCGAGGACGCCATCTACCGCTACGACGAGGACCGCGACTACCCCGAACGCGACGCCACCTCGCGGCTCTCGACAGACCTGAAGTGGGGCACTATCGGGATTCGAGAGGTGTACGAGGCGACCGAGGAAGCCGCCGAGAGCGCCGACGGCGAGGAGGCCGACTCGGTCGAGGAGTTCCAATCGCAGTTGGCGTGGCGGGAGTTCTACGCGCACGTCCTCTACTTCAACCCCGAGGTGGTGACGGAGAACTACAAATCGTACGAGAACGGAATCGAGTGGCGCGAGGACGAGGAGGGCCTCACCGCTTGGAAAGCGGGCGAGACGGGCTACCCCATCGTCGACGCCGGGATGCGGCAGTTGCGCGAGGAGGCGTACATGCACAACCGGATGCGGATGCTCGTCGCCTCGTTCCTGACGAAGGACCTCCTCCTCGACTGGCGCGAGGGCTACGCGCACTTCCGGGAGTACCTGGCGGACCACGACACCGCCAACGACAACGGCGGGTGGCAGTGGGCCGCCTCCACCGGCACCGACGCCCAGCCCTACTTCCGCGTGTTCAACCCGACGACGCAGGGCGAGCGGTACGACCCCGACGCGACGTACATCAAGGAGTACGTGCCCGAACTCCGCGACGCCTCCGCCGAGGAGATTCACAGTTGGAACGAGCTGTCGCCGACCGAACGCGAGTCGGCCGCTCCGGATTACTACGACCCCATCGTGGACCACGCCGAGCGCCGCGAGATGGCCATCTCGATGTTCGAGGACGCCCGCGGCGACGACGAGGACGACTGACGGCCGGCACCGGAGGGAACGGCGTGTCTCTCCCGCGAAGGTACACTCATACTCCCGGCTCTCGATGCTCCGATATGCACGTCGACATCCTCCTCTACGACGGCTTCGACGAACTCGACGCCGTCGGTCCTTACGAGGTGTTTCAGACGGCGGGCGCGTTCGGCGCCGACTGCGCGGCGCGGTTGGTTACGCTCGAATCGACCGACTCCGTGACGGCGAGTCACGGCCTCCGCGTCGGCGTCGACGGAACGCTCGGCAACGGGGACGCCCTCGAAACCGGCCCGGACGTCCTCCTCGTCCCCGGTGGCGGGTGGTCGGACGCCTCGAAACCCGGCGCGGGGATGGAGGCCGAGCGAGGGGAAATCCCCGAGGCCGTCGCCGCGCACGCCGACCGCGGGGGCGTCGTGGCGGGCGTCTGCACCGGCGGGATGCTTCTCGCCCGCGCGGGCGTCCTCGACGGCCGACGGGCCGTGACCCACGCGAGCGCACTCGACGACCTGCGGGCGACGGACGCCGTCGTCACCGAGGCGCGGTTCGTCGACGACGGCGACGTGCTCACGGCCGGCGGCGTCACCTCGGGGTTGGACCTCGCGCTCCACCTCGTCGAACGCGAGTGCGGCGTCGACGCCGCGGACCGGGTGGCCCGCGAGATAGAGTACGAACGGCGGAGCGACCCGGCGGGAAAGTAGCCGCCCGCGAGACGGTCACCGAATATGACAGTGGCGTGTTAGCATAGACCTCCTCAACGTTTAACAGCAGTCCGGGACAAATACGAGGTGGAGGAATCTCTCATGAGCTACGAACTCGATCCCTTACCGTACGACTACGACGCGCTGGAACCGCACCTCTCCGAGCAGGTGCTCACGTGGCATCACGACACCCACCATCAGGGCTACGTGAACGGCTGGAACAGCGCCGAGGAGACGCTGGAGTCCAACCGCGAGGAGGGCGACTTCTCCTCGTCGGGCGGCGCGCTTCGTAACGTCACCCACAACGGCTCGGGCCACATCCTCCACGACCTGTTCTGGCAGAACATGTCGCCGGAAGGCGGCGAGGAGCCCTCGGGTGACCTCGCCGACCGCATCGAGGAGGACTTCGGCTCCTACGACGCCTGGAAGGGCGAGTTCGAGGCCGCCGCGAAGGACGCCAGCGGTTGGGCGCTCCTCGTCTACGATTCGTTCTCGAACCAGCTACGGAACGTCGTCGTCGACAAACACGACCAGGGCGCACTCTGGGGTTCCCACCCCATCCTCGCGCTGGACGTCTGGGAACACTCCTACTACCACGACTACGGCCCGGCACGTGGCGACTTCATCGACGCGTTCTTCGAGGTCGTCGACTGGGAGGAGCCCAGTTCCCGCTACGGCGAAGCCGTTCAGCTCTTCGAGTAAGCGACGAGATTCGGAGGTCGCTCGTTTCGAGCGCTCCGAACGTACACCCCGACTTTTCTTTCGACGCCGCATCCGACCCGCGAGCGACGCCTCCCCCGGCGCCGCGCAGTCACCGCGCTTACGTGCGCCGCCGCCGACCGTGTCGGTATGCCCAAACGCAAAGACGAGTTCGACACGCTGTACCCCTACCAACTGTACGAACCCGAGGAGATACTGGAGGAGGACCTGATGTACACGGTCCCCGAGATATCGCGCGTCCTGCAGGGACTCGACCCGGAGACGGAACTCGACGCCGAGACGGAGGAGCGAATCGTCGTCTGGACGGTGCCGTGGCTGATGGCGCACGCCGACGAGTTGGTCATCAACGACCCCGAGGGCGACGAACCGGGCTACTTCGGTCTGCAGTCGCAGTCGCGCCCCGCCGACGAGATTCCCGAGGACGCCGACGAGTAACCCGGATAGCCCGAGCTATCCCATCCGGGCGGCGCGCCCGGCCGCCTCGACGTCGTCGAACGGCCGCCGCGTGACGCTCGGGCCGTGGCCGACGTGCATCTCGGAGAAATCGTCCTCGACCGCCTCGCGGAGTCTGTCGAGGCTCTCGACGAGCGTCGGCCGGTCGCCCTCCTCTAAGTCCGTCCGACCGAACCCGCCGTTGGCGAACACCAAGTCGCCCGCGAACAGGACGCCCGCCGCGCGCGAGTAGAAACAGAGGTGGTCGTTCTTGTGTCCGGGGGTGTGGAGCGCCTCGTAGGAGTCGTCACCGATGGGGACCGCCTCGCCGTCGGCTATCGCGTTGTCGACCTCCGGGCGGCCGGCGTCGAACCCCCACGTCTCTACGTCGAATGCCTCGCGAACGGCGTCGACGTTCCCGACGTGGTCCGGATGCGTGTGCGTGAGGTACACACGGTCGAGTTCGTCGACGCGCTCTTCGATTCGAGGGACGACGTCGAAGTTCGCTCCGGGGTCGACGACGGCGGTGGTGTCGCCGGTGACGAGGAAGACGTTGCTGGTGAACGCCTGCACGCCCTGCGCGAGGTTGGTTATCACGGTCGGAGGTAGAGGCGAACGGGCCTTTCGTCTTTCTCTCCGGGGCGGACACGCGTTCGCTGTTCGAGACTCGAAAAGCGTTTGACCGCCTCCGAGAAACAACGCTGTAACCCCACTCCCTCATGCGCCAGTATCTCGACTTAGTCTCGGACGTGCTGTCCGGCGGCCGCCACAAACCGAACCGAACCGGCGTCGACACGATTTCGTCGTTCAGCCGCCACTACGAGGTGGATCTGCGGGAGGGTTTCCCGCTCCTCACGACGAAGGATCTCTCCGGGTTCCGCTGGAACTCGCTGCTCCACGAGTTCGTCTGGTATTTATCGGGAGATGAACACATCAGGACGCTGCGCGAGGAGACGAGTATCTGGGACGCCTGGGCCGACGAGGAAGGCCGCCTCGACACGGCGTACGGCCGCTTCTGGCGGCGATTTCCCGTCCCCGAGTCGGGACTGCCGGGCGAGGCGTGGCCCGAGGACACCCACCGCTGGATGAACGACGAGGGGACCTTCGACCAGATTCAGTACGTCCTCGACACCCTCCGAGAGAACCCGAACTCCCGGCGCATGGTCGTCAACGCCTGGCACCCCGCCAACGCCGCCGTCTCCACCCTGCCGCCGTGTCACTACTCGTTCGTGTTCAACGTGCAGGGCGACGAACTGAACCTCCACCTCACCCAGCGGTCGGGGGACATCGCGCTCGGCGTCCCGTTCAACGTCGCGGCGTACGCCCTCCTCGCCCACGCCGTCGCCCAGCGGACGGGCTTCGAGGTGGGGAAGTTCGCCCACACCGTCGTCGACGCGCACGTCTACTGCGGGACGGGCGACCGCGGCGCGTGGTACGGCGAGCACCTCTCGGACCTGCAGGAGCGGCTTGCGGGCGTCGGGTCGCGAGAGGAGTACCTCGACGTGCGCGACTGGGTGGTCGAGGCGGCGCCCGACGAACCCGAGGGCGAGGAAGACTACGACCACGTTCCCGGCCTCCTGACCCAGTGCGCCCGCGAGCCGGGTTCCAAACCGACTATCGAGGTGGCCGACAAACCCCTCGACGAACTCGCCCGAGAGGACGTCGAACTGCGCGACTACGACCCCGACGAGGGTATCCGCTTCGCGGTGGCCGAGTGAGATGCGCGGGAACGTCGAGTTCGTCCTCGTCGCCGCCGTCGCGGAGAACGGCGTCATCGGGCGTGACGGCGGGATGCCGTGGCATCTCCCCGAAGACATGGCGCACTTCAAGCGGACGACGACGGGTCACCCCGTCGTCGTGGGTCGGAAGACCTACGAGAGCGTCGTCGAGGCCATCGGCGGCCCGTTCCCCGACCGGACGAGCGTCGTGCTCTCTTCGCGTGACCTCGACCTGCCCGAGGGCGCGGTGCTCGCGCAGTCGTTCGGGGAGGCGGTCGAGACGGCCGAAGACGCCGCCGCGGAGATGGGCGTCTCCACCGTCTACGTCGCAGGCGGCGCGCGCGTCTACGAGCAGTTCCTTCCGCGGGCGAGTCGACTGATCCTGACCGAGATTCCCGAGTCCTACGAGGGCGACACCGCGTTCCCCCCGCGCGACGAATCGGCGTGGCGGGAGGTCGAACGGGACGAACGCGAGTCGTTCGACTTCGTGACGTACGAACGAGTCTGGGAGTAGGGACCCGGCGGCCGCCCGAGACGACGCTTTTTGTCGCCCCCCAACCAACCCGAGAGCGTGACCGCCACCTTCGAACTCTACGAGGACCGGGAGGGGAAGTATCGCTGGCGACTCGTCCACCGCAACGGGAACATCCTCGCCGACAGCGGCGAGGGGTACGCCACGAGACAGAAAGCCAAACAGGGGATTCGGAGCGTGAAGGAGAACGCCCCCGACGCGCCGGTCGAGACGGTCTGAGTCGGCCGGCCGCGCGGCAGCAGGCCCGCCGCTCGCGCGGTGCACGTAAATACGTTACCGGGATGCGGTACTATCGGCCCTCGGTGGTGCTTTTATACCTCCGGGGGTCGGATATGGGGGCATGAATCGGAACGATCAGCAGGCGTACGACCGAGGTACGTCGCTGTTCTCCCCCGACGGCCGTATCTATCAGGTCGAGTACGCCCGCGAGGCGGTCAAACGAGGCGCGCCGAGCCTCGGCATCCGGACCGCCGACGGCGTCGTTCTCGCCGCGCAGCGCCGGACGAGTTCGTCGCTCATGGAGGCCGAGAGCATCGAGAAGATACACAAACTGGACAGCTACCTCGGCGCCGCCACGGCGGGACACGTCGCCGACGCCCGGCAACTCGTCGACGACGCCCGACAGGAGGCGCAGGTGAACCACCTCCGCTACGGCGAGCCCATCCGCGTAGAGACGCTGACGACGTCGCTCTCCGACATGATTCAGGAGACGACCCAGCGCGGCGGCACCCGCCCGTTCGGCGCCTCCCTGCTCATCGGCGGGATGGACGGCGAGGGCGAGGACGCCCAACCGCGTCTGTTCCAGACGGACCCCTCCGGGGCGCCGCAGGAGTGGAAGGCCGTCGCCATCGGCGCGAAGCGCAACGACATCCAAGAGTTCCTCGAAGAGGAGTGGACGGAGGAACTGTCGCTGTCCGACGGCGTCGACCTCGCCGTTCGCGCCCTCCTCGTCACCGACGACGAACTCGAATCGCCGGACGTGAGCGCCGTCACGCTCTCCTCGGAGGGGTACCGCGACGTCGACGAGGACGAGATAGACGAAGTGCTCTCCGAACACGTCCCCGGCAAGGACGACTCCGACGAAGCCCAGTAGGGCGCGATGACGAACGACCGGACCGAACCGACGTCGGGAACCCGCCTCGACCCGGACGACCCGGACGACGCTCCGACGGCCGTCGTCCGGCGCCTCACGACGTTTCCGGTGAAATCGCTCGACGGGTGCGACCGCGACTCCGTCGGCGTGGTCCGAAACGGCGGCCTCGGCGGCGACCGGGAGTTCGCGCTGTTCGATTCTGCGGGCGAGTACGTCAACGGCAAGCGGGAGCGCTCGATACACCGCGTCCGAACCGAGTTCGACCCCGAGACGCGGACGCTGGCGGTGATTCTTCCCGACCGAGAGACCGAACGGTTCGACATCGACGACGACGCCGGCAGGGAGCGACTGACCGACTTGCTCTCGGAGCACGTCGGTTACGAGGTGTCGCTCCGGCGGAACCGCGACGGCGGCTTTCCGGACGACGCCGAGGCGTCGGGGCCGACGGTCATCAGCACCGCGACGCTCCGCGAAGTCGCCTCGTGGTTCGACGGTATCAGCACGGAGGAGATGCGCCGCCGCCTACGTGCGAACGTCGAACTCGGGGCGAGCGAGGCCGACGCGGCGGAACTCCCGCCGTTCTGGGAGGACCGCCTGTTCGACCGACGTGGCCGCGTCGTCGACTTCCGAATCGGCGACGTCGAGTTCGCGGGCGTCAACCCCTGTCAGCGCTGCGTCGTCCCCTCCCGCGACCCCGACACGGGCGCGGAGTACGACGGCTTCCGCGAGACGTTCGTCCGGCGCCGGCGGGAGACGATGCCCGCGTGGTCGGAGAGCGACTGGTTCGACCACCACTTCCGCCTCATGGTGAACACCCGAGTGGCCGAGTTCTCGTGGGGCGAGACGCTCGCCGTGGGCGACGAGGTCCGCCTCGGGGAGTCGCGGCCGGCGGGCGAGTGAACCGCCCGCTCTCTTCTCTCCCGGTCTCGCACCCGCCGGCCCCGTAGGATACCGCTACCCGGACGCTTAGGCCGGGAGGCGCGAAACCGACGCGGCATGGACGCAGACAGACTCGCCTTCGTCGGCGGCCGCGTGGCCGACGCCGACGGGACGCGACGGGCGGACGTAGTCGTCGATGTCGACTCGGGGACCATCGTCGGGGTTGGTGCCGACGCGGTCGATTCGGTTGACCACGACGGGCACGGGAGCGAAGGCGAAGGCGAAATCGAAATCGAGACGGTCGACATCGACGGGAAGGTGCTCGCGCCGGGGCTGATCGACTCGCACGTCCACTTGATGATGGACGGCCGACCGGACGTGGCGACGGTCGACGCCGAGAGCCGCGAGATGCTGAGCTACCGCGCCGCCGCGAACCTCCGCGCGACCGTGGAAGCCGGCGTGACGACGGTTCGGGACCTCGGCGCGCCGGGAACGCTGGCCCTCGACGCCGGCCACGCGGTCGAGGCGGGCGTGCTCTCCGGCCCGCGCGTCGTCGCCTGCGGGCGGAACGTCGTGATGACCGGCGGGCACGGCCATTGGTTCGGCCGCGAGGCCGACGGCCCCGCCGAGGTCCGGAAGGCGGCCCGCGAGCAACTGAAGCGCGGCGCGGGCGTCGTGAAGTGCATGGCCACCGGCGGCGTCCTCACCGAGGGCGCGGTGACGGGCGCCCCGGAACTCACCGAGGACGAACTCTCGGCCCTCGTCGACGCCGCGGCGCCAACCGGCGTGCCGACCGCCGCGCACGCACATGGGAAAGCAGGAATCGAGAACGCCGTCCGCGCGGGTATCACGAGCGTCGAGCACGGGACGTTCATGGACAGGGAGACGGCCGACCTGATGGCCCGCGAGGGAACCTACTGGGTGCCGACGGCCAGCGCGTTGGAGGGAATGGTCGAGAACGGCGTCGAGGCGGGCATCCCCGAGGAGGCGGTCGGGAAAGCCGAGGACGCACAGGAGCGCTTCGAACGCGCGTGGGAACACGCCATCGACGCGGGCGTGAAGATAGCGATGGGCACCGACGCGGGGACGCCGTTCAACTTCCACGGCGAGAACG contains:
- the psmA gene encoding archaeal proteasome endopeptidase complex subunit alpha codes for the protein MNRNDQQAYDRGTSLFSPDGRIYQVEYAREAVKRGAPSLGIRTADGVVLAAQRRTSSSLMEAESIEKIHKLDSYLGAATAGHVADARQLVDDARQEAQVNHLRYGEPIRVETLTTSLSDMIQETTQRGGTRPFGASLLIGGMDGEGEDAQPRLFQTDPSGAPQEWKAVAIGAKRNDIQEFLEEEWTEELSLSDGVDLAVRALLVTDDELESPDVSAVTLSSEGYRDVDEDEIDEVLSEHVPGKDDSDEAQ
- a CDS encoding 6-hydroxymethylpterin diphosphokinase MptE-like protein, which encodes MEFTDWEPVYELILADFGYPREGDERARDAMAAYARPFDATGVDCAGETVAVVGAAPSLPAEVDAVAGADRVFAASTAADVVREAGYRVDLMVTDLDKNPETARERTRAGRPVAAHAHGDNVPAVREWMPRFDAEHVLATTQAAPVGNVVNHGGFTDGDRAAFLADAFGAAELRFVGWDFDDPSVGAAKARKLRWAERLLFLLERRRGERFAVLDGRRESIRRL
- a CDS encoding DJ-1/PfpI family protein, with protein sequence MHVDILLYDGFDELDAVGPYEVFQTAGAFGADCAARLVTLESTDSVTASHGLRVGVDGTLGNGDALETGPDVLLVPGGGWSDASKPGAGMEAERGEIPEAVAAHADRGGVVAGVCTGGMLLARAGVLDGRRAVTHASALDDLRATDAVVTEARFVDDGDVLTAGGVTSGLDLALHLVERECGVDAADRVAREIEYERRSDPAGK
- a CDS encoding metal-dependent hydrolase family protein, whose product is MDADRLAFVGGRVADADGTRRADVVVDVDSGTIVGVGADAVDSVDHDGHGSEGEGEIEIETVDIDGKVLAPGLIDSHVHLMMDGRPDVATVDAESREMLSYRAAANLRATVEAGVTTVRDLGAPGTLALDAGHAVEAGVLSGPRVVACGRNVVMTGGHGHWFGREADGPAEVRKAAREQLKRGAGVVKCMATGGVLTEGAVTGAPELTEDELSALVDAAAPTGVPTAAHAHGKAGIENAVRAGITSVEHGTFMDRETADLMAREGTYWVPTASALEGMVENGVEAGIPEEAVGKAEDAQERFERAWEHAIDAGVKIAMGTDAGTPFNFHGENALREMELLVEYGLTPAAALEAATATAAELLGVEAGRLAEGYRADLLVLDADPNEDVTAWRGADAVYRGGDRVA
- a CDS encoding cryptochrome/photolyase family protein yields the protein MQLHWHRRDLRASDNRGLATAAEAAEGEGGVVPVFVFDDGVLAHAGAARVRFMLDALARLRERYRERGSDLVVARGDPAEEIPRLAAEYDAERVVWNQDYSGLARTRDAAVRRALDDASVARESVHDAIHHEPGSITTNAGDPYSVYTYFWKKWRDREKADPYPAPEADSLADVTGGDLPDIGDLGFEQPTADVPEAGTEAARERLSSFCEDAIYRYDEDRDYPERDATSRLSTDLKWGTIGIREVYEATEEAAESADGEEADSVEEFQSQLAWREFYAHVLYFNPEVVTENYKSYENGIEWREDEEGLTAWKAGETGYPIVDAGMRQLREEAYMHNRMRMLVASFLTKDLLLDWREGYAHFREYLADHDTANDNGGWQWAASTGTDAQPYFRVFNPTTQGERYDPDATYIKEYVPELRDASAEEIHSWNELSPTERESAAPDYYDPIVDHAERREMAISMFEDARGDDEDD
- a CDS encoding MBL fold metallo-hydrolase, whose product is MITNLAQGVQAFTSNVFLVTGDTTAVVDPGANFDVVPRIEERVDELDRVYLTHTHPDHVGNVDAVREAFDVETWGFDAGRPEVDNAIADGEAVPIGDDSYEALHTPGHKNDHLCFYSRAAGVLFAGDLVFANGGFGRTDLEEGDRPTLVESLDRLREAVEDDFSEMHVGHGPSVTRRPFDDVEAAGRAARMG
- a CDS encoding HVO_2922 family protein: MTATFELYEDREGKYRWRLVHRNGNILADSGEGYATRQKAKQGIRSVKENAPDAPVETV
- the thyA gene encoding thymidylate synthase, producing MRQYLDLVSDVLSGGRHKPNRTGVDTISSFSRHYEVDLREGFPLLTTKDLSGFRWNSLLHEFVWYLSGDEHIRTLREETSIWDAWADEEGRLDTAYGRFWRRFPVPESGLPGEAWPEDTHRWMNDEGTFDQIQYVLDTLRENPNSRRMVVNAWHPANAAVSTLPPCHYSFVFNVQGDELNLHLTQRSGDIALGVPFNVAAYALLAHAVAQRTGFEVGKFAHTVVDAHVYCGTGDRGAWYGEHLSDLQERLAGVGSREEYLDVRDWVVEAAPDEPEGEEDYDHVPGLLTQCAREPGSKPTIEVADKPLDELAREDVELRDYDPDEGIRFAVAE
- a CDS encoding dihydrofolate reductase, producing the protein MRGNVEFVLVAAVAENGVIGRDGGMPWHLPEDMAHFKRTTTGHPVVVGRKTYESVVEAIGGPFPDRTSVVLSSRDLDLPEGAVLAQSFGEAVETAEDAAAEMGVSTVYVAGGARVYEQFLPRASRLILTEIPESYEGDTAFPPRDESAWREVERDERESFDFVTYERVWE
- the sod gene encoding superoxide dismutase, which translates into the protein MSYELDPLPYDYDALEPHLSEQVLTWHHDTHHQGYVNGWNSAEETLESNREEGDFSSSGGALRNVTHNGSGHILHDLFWQNMSPEGGEEPSGDLADRIEEDFGSYDAWKGEFEAAAKDASGWALLVYDSFSNQLRNVVVDKHDQGALWGSHPILALDVWEHSYYHDYGPARGDFIDAFFEVVDWEEPSSRYGEAVQLFE
- a CDS encoding MOSC domain-containing protein — protein: MTNDRTEPTSGTRLDPDDPDDAPTAVVRRLTTFPVKSLDGCDRDSVGVVRNGGLGGDREFALFDSAGEYVNGKRERSIHRVRTEFDPETRTLAVILPDRETERFDIDDDAGRERLTDLLSEHVGYEVSLRRNRDGGFPDDAEASGPTVISTATLREVASWFDGISTEEMRRRLRANVELGASEADAAELPPFWEDRLFDRRGRVVDFRIGDVEFAGVNPCQRCVVPSRDPDTGAEYDGFRETFVRRRRETMPAWSESDWFDHHFRLMVNTRVAEFSWGETLAVGDEVRLGESRPAGE
- a CDS encoding DUF5827 family protein gives rise to the protein MPKRKDEFDTLYPYQLYEPEEILEEDLMYTVPEISRVLQGLDPETELDAETEERIVVWTVPWLMAHADELVINDPEGDEPGYFGLQSQSRPADEIPEDADE